Proteins from a genomic interval of Capsicum annuum cultivar UCD-10X-F1 chromosome 4, UCD10Xv1.1, whole genome shotgun sequence:
- the LOC107867025 gene encoding uncharacterized membrane protein At1g75140 encodes MASSYKGKFFLFTLLLLFHESWVFSSESVVIEEENKLENLEVEEKFEHVDALAVLKRHQIQLEKLEVLVENLGLLVSKLESRLVDYPKGQILEDKKFVLGEKKKIQDEGSLENKVVDGERVGKVVVTKYSPMWLERFQFISAVRLGSDATSINVLPFRDAEGLSKYVVIGDDRGKVYAFSRNGEVLVDFQTSLSSPITAFVSYLSVYKNESVVVTGHENGGILMHRIWEVVMPDGDDRAALHMETVGKFASPDIEEGGSSILSLEVHHVGRNRYILSTDIGGKLRVFRENGTVYGVTTPKSRPLAFLKQRLLFLTETGAGSLDLRTMKIRESECEGLNNSIAKSYVFDATERSKAYGFTSNGDLIHVLLLGDNMNFKCRVRSRRKLEMAEPLSFQSIKGYLLIANRERVSLYNVSSLHYVRSGGPRLLFSAGHDEIIASFLNSQSLELNDEIRKVIPLVASDQEKLVVLGLGSGYLGVYRSNLPVFKNEFNTMLWTSPVLFFIVFLLFAYYFFAKKKEALTSWGPDDPFTSTSVTSGAPLGSSQGERSYPESSRGDRPYPESSRNADIMDLRGSSLRGTSGRYVSPSRYSGGTTGAYRSNSADTNSRPSSVDPNYRTTSELKFRGSNLETPGFPKRRDSLFVNSQIVDDGK; translated from the coding sequence ATGGCAAGCTCATATAAAGGCAAGTTTTTCTTGTTTACTTTGCTTTTGTTATTTCATGAATCATGGGTTTTTAGTTCTGAATCAGTtgtaattgaagaagaaaacaagtTGGAGAATCTTGAGGTTGAAGAGAAATTTGAACATGTGGATGCATTAGCTGTGTTAAAAAGACACCAAATTCAATTAGAAAAGTTAGAGGTGCTTGTTGAAAATCTTGGTTTGCTTGTATCTAAGTTAGAATCAAGATTAGTGGATTATCCTAAAGGTCAAATCTTGGAAGATAAGAAGTTTGTTTTGGGTGAGAAGAAGAAGATTCAAGATGAGGGTAGTTTAGAGAATAAGGTAGTAGATGGGGAGAGAGTGGGAAAAGTGGTAGTTACAAAGTATAGTCCTATGTGGTTGGAGAGGTTTCAGTTTATATCAGCAGTGAGATTAGGATCAGATGCAACTAGTATCAATGTGTTACCATTTAGGGATGCTGAAGGACTGAGTAAGTATGTTGTCATTGGGGATGACCGCGGGAAGGTGTATGCGTTTTCCAGAAATGGAGAAGTTTTGGTTGATTTTCAGACGTCGTTGAGTTCACCAATAACAGCTTTTGTGTCGTACTTGTCCGTTTATAAGAATGAGAGTGTGGTTGTTACGGGGCATGAGAATGGTGGGATTTTGATGCATAGGATTTGGGAGGTGGTAATGCCTGATGGTGATGATAGGGCTGCTCTTCATATGGAAACTGTAGGAAAATTTGCTTCACCAGATATTGAGGAAGGTGGGTCTTCGATTTTAAGTTTGGAGGTGCATCATGTTGGGAGAAATAGGTATATCTTGTCGACAGATATTGGAGGGAAACTTAGAGTTTTTAGGGAGAATGGCACTGTTTATGGGGTGACAACGCCAAAGAGTAGGCCTCTTGCATTCTTGAAACAAAGGCTTCTATTTCTAACCGAGACTGGTGCAGGGTCATTAGACTTGAGGACCATGAAGATTAGGGAATCTGAATGTGAAGGTTTAAACAATTCTATTGCTAAGAGTTATGTATTTGATGCAACTGAACGATCGAAAGCATACGGCTTTACCTCTAATGGTGATCTGATTCATGTGCTCCTATTAGGTGATAATATGAATTTCAAGTGCAGGGTTAGATCCCGAAGGAAGTTAGAGATGGCTGAGCCTCTATCCTTTCAGTCAATTAAAGGATATCTGCTTATTGCTAACCGGGAGAGGGTATCACTGTATAACGTGTCATCGCTGCATTACGTGAGGTCTGGCGGACCGAGGCTTTTGTTCTCTGCTGGTCATGATGAGATTATAGCGTCATTTTTGAACTCTCAATCTTTGGaactaaatgatgaaattagaaagGTTATTCCTTTAGTAGCCAGTGATCAAGAAAAGCTCgttgttcttggattgggaagtGGTTACTTGGGGGTATATCGCTCAAACCTTCCAGTTTTCAAAAATGAGTTCAACACTATGCTGTGGACGAGTCCTGTTTTATTTTTCATCGTTTTCCTTTTatttgcatattatttttttgccAAGAAAAAGGAAGCTCTTACCTCCTGGGGACCTGATGATCCTTTCACTTCTACGAGTGTTACAAGTGGGGCTCCATTGGGATCCAGCCAGGGTGAAAGATCTTATCCTGAATCATCGAGGGGTGACAGACCTTATCCTGAATCATCGAGGAATGCAGATATTATGGATCTAAGGGGTAGCAGCCTCAGAGGTACATCTGGAAGGTATGTCTCTCCATCTCGCTATTCTGGTGGAACGACGGGTGCCTATAGATCAAATTCTGCTGATACAAATTCTAGGCCTTCCTCTGTTGATCCCAACTATAGAACTACCTCGGAATTGAAATTTAGGGGTTCAAATCTAGAAACACCAGGTTTTCCAAAAAGAAGAGATAGCTTGTTTGTAAACAGTCAAATTGTGGATGATGGCAAGTAA
- the LOC107869419 gene encoding uncharacterized protein LOC107869419 — translation MRKLSRNLEKEDGLDTVLEVPLPEDMFSKTGCGGAAIRWRNMLHIMRADKLDDRSKSVCSRNNDQFMFLLKLVGSALIPFQVQLDHAITLPVTDGCIMASSAKYIVQQYLAASGGQAALNSINSMYAVGQLQMAMSDIQQSGNQMNSKRTCEDGGFVLWQKNPDLWFLELVVSDCKVSAGSNGTVAWSHSSTNSNASKGPPRPLRRFFQGLDPRSTANLFLNAVCIGEKKIKDEGCFILKLDTSKDTLKTQSTANTEVVRHTIWGYFSQRSGLLIQFEDSKLVRLKSAKDGDSIFWETSMESTLNDYRNVEGINIAHCGRTSATIYRYGKNIDYRAKLEETWRIEEIDFNISGLSMDCFLPPADANKENEHGEWDSRAL, via the exons ATGAGAAAATTGAGTCGTAATTTGGAGAAAGAAGATGGATTGGATACAGTATTGGAGGTGCCTTTACCGGAGGATATGTTTAGCAAGACGGGCTGTGGTGGTGCAGCGATCAGATGGAGGAATATGCTGCATATAATGCGCGCTGATAAATTAGATGATCGATCAAAGTCTGTTTGTTCTAGAAATAATGATCAATTTATGTTCTTACTGAAACTCGTTGGATCGGCTCTTATACCTTTTCAGGTTCAATTGGATCATGCTATTACTTTGCCTGTTACAGATGGTTGCATT ATGGCTTCTTCTGCGAAATACATAGTACAACAATATCTAGCAGCTAGTGGAGGTCAGGCTGCATTAAATTCAATCAATAGCATGTACGCGGTGGGGCAATTGCAGATGGCAATGTCAGACATTCAACAAAGTGGtaaccaaatgaactccaaaaGGACATGTGAGGACGGAGGATTCGTTCTTTGGCAAAAGAATCCTGATCTGTGGTTCCTAGAATTGGTTGTTTCCGATTGCAAGGTCAGTGCTGGTAGTAATGGTACAGTAGCTTGGAGTCACTCTTCCACCAATTCTAATGCATCAAAAGGTCCTCCAAGACCACTCAGGAGGTTCTTTCAG GGATTAGACCCAAGATCAACTGCCAATTTATTTCTGAATGCTGTTTGTATTGGAGAAAAGAAGATTAAGGATGAAGGATGCTTTATACTAAAACTTGACACAAGCAAAGACACGTTGAAGACACAGAGCACGGCCAACACAGAAGTTGTTCGTCACACCATATGGGGCTACTTCAGCCAACGCTCGGGACTTCTCATCCAATTCGAGGACTCAAAACTAGTAAGATTGAAGTCAGCAAAAGACGGTGACAGTATATTCTGGGAAACAAGCATGGAATCGACACTTAATGACTATAGGAATGTCGAAGGTATCAACATAGCACACTGTGGGAGAACTTCAGCAACTATTTATAGATACGGAAAGAACATAGACTATAGAGCAAAACTTGAggaaacatggaggattgaagaGATTGATTTTAACATAAGTGGTTTGTCGATGGACTGTTTTTTGCCTCCTGCCGATGCTAACAAGGAAAATGAACATGGAGAATGGGATTCTAGAGCTCTTTAG
- the LOC107867020 gene encoding uncharacterized protein LOC107867020 isoform X2 — MKLNQTCQTMERRSCNNLHFIQVRSGGLIVKVPNVDSLGKPALMFKKLKDIYDTGNIKCESECLPVVDRTLQAIEPEINKFGCHADDEVVSQFDDYNSGEITLKQLKYRCKSKKRKPATPSPTSTSPNQASGCYQPEEDDDFEVPLSQLKSGISKKANGKKRRTNRYLFASPKEPVQIKVEVVFEPEISLQPISGLPEVAEPIAETSEPEFSVYQSPDSSNCSSNIQMASKLDSGTITCSEFPNVVDFEEDTPVLFAEDQQLCTLNQISSDYLEPVGPKYVSSASEVLADVNNQADSCNSDTSQDELFPPARTTEMIAAANDQSLDMYDCRKNCSGTVKSSDQSTDSVPEAMVPTSTTSASLHCADDVCMFGDGDKEVLLSNQKINSVDGHVDNCISSCNLQACSGSDNCLPSSVKINDKGQQTDCCFTDAATSLISGNCLDDENQPLKSSNILEERNMMLSSPPPDVVDQISAPELSPPPERLLSTRKAISPSSQEQLCLAMNSIDLIDDLENYKHEDSKRSSLADASTTKESEGSPQLIKAKVFIGPKQIARRLKIGKRSSLPKGNLEKRSSPPKGNLEGPRLSRSLPHLSTGCTSIKRCSESAIAFSQRQMHDIESIALKLMNEMKSMKDMVEEKLLFEAYRTSSLKNDADEVKTAIKSATKVEETTRKWLSMMTRDCTRFCKIMKLSQNGVTDSKNSVHREGRKISFADESGGMLCQFNYFEDTDTTLESDSVQQEDV, encoded by the exons ATGAAGTTGAATCAAACCTGTCAGACAATGGAGCGAAGGAGTTGCAACAACTTGCACTTTATCCAGGTTAGGAGTGGAGGTTTGATAGTAAAAGTCCCTAATGTAGATTCTCTTGGAAAGCCAGCTTTAATGTTCAAGAAGTTAAAAGACATCTATGATACTGGAAATATTAAGTGTGAAAGCGAATGTCTGCCGGTGGTAGACAGGACACTACAGGCAATAGAACCTGAAATAAACAAATTTGGTTGCCATGCTGATGATGAAGTGGTCAGTCAGTTTGATGATTATAATTCTGGAGAAATAACACTGAAACAACTCAAGTATAGATGCAAATCTAAGAAAAGGAAACCTGCTACTCCAAGTCCTACTTCTACTAGTCCAAACCAGGCTAGTGGATGTTATCAGCCAGAGGAAGATGATGATTTTGAAGTACCCCTTAGCCAGTTGAAGTCGGGGATATCCAAAAAAGCAAATGGTAAAAAAAGGCGTACCAACAGATATCTCTTTGCATCTCCAAAAGAGCCTGTACAAATTAAAGTTGAAGTGGTTTTTGAGCCTGAAATTTCTCTACAGCCCATAAGTGGTTTGCCTGAAGTGGCGGAACCCATAGCTGAAACTTCTGAACCTGAGTTCTCAGTGTACCAAAGCCCAGATTCCTCCAATTGCTCCTCTAATATCCAGATGGCTAGCAAACTGGATTCTGGTACAATTACATGCAGTGAATTTCCAAATGTAGTTGACTTTGAGGAAGACACACCAGTTTTGTTTGCTGAAGATCAGCAACTTTGTACTCTTAATCAGATTTCCAGTGATTACTTGGAACCTGTAGGACCTAAATATGTCTCCTCAGCTAGTGAAGTGCTTGCAGATGTAAATAATCAGGCGGACAGTTGTAATTCAGATACCAGTCAAGATGAGTTGTTTCCTCCAGCAAGAACTACAGAAATGATAGCAGCAGCAAATGATCAGAGTTTAGACATGTATGACTGCCGGAAGAATTGTTCTGGTACAGTCAAGAGTTCTGATCAGAGTACCGATAGTGTTCCTGAGGCAATGGTACCAACTAGCACTACCAGTGCCAGTCTTCATTGTGCAGATGATGTTTGCATGTTTGGAGATGGAGACAAGGAAGTTTTGCTCTCAAATCAGAAGATTAATTCAGTTGATGGTCATGTTGACAATTGTATCTCCTCGTGTAATTTGCAAGCTTGCTCAGGCAGTGACAATTGTTTGCCATCCTCAGTCAAAATCAATGACAAGGGGCAGCAAACAGATTGTTGCTTTACTGATGCAGCAACTAGTTTGATTTCAGGAAATTGCTTGGATGATGAAAATCAACCTCtgaaatcttcaaatattttGGAAGAAAGAAATATGATGTTAAGCAGTCCACCTCCGGATGTTGTAGATCAGATCTCAGCACCAGAGCTGTCACCGCCTCCTGAGAGACTTCTTTCGACACGAAAG GCTATTTCTCCATCCTCTCAAGAGCAACTTTGTTTGGCTATGAACTCCATAGACTTAATTGATGACCTGGAGAACTACA AACATGAGGATTCTAAAAGATCATCCCTTGCTGATGCTAGCACAACTAAAGAATCTGAAGGATCTCCACAGCTTATTAAGGCTAAAGTTTTTATAGGCCCCAAGCAGATCGCTAGGAGATTGAAGATTGGAAAACGAAGTTCCCTTCCAAAAGGCAATCTAGAAAAACGAAGTTCCCCTCCGAAGGGCAATCTAGAAGGTCCTCGTCTTTCTCGTTCTCTACCTCATCTTAGCACTGGGTGCACCTCAATTAAGCGTTGTTCAGAGAGTGCTATAGCATTTTCACAGCGGCAGATGCATGATATTGAATCTATAGCATTGAAGCTTATGAATGAAATGAAGTCCATGAAGGATATGGTAGAAGAAAAATTACTCTTTGAAGCATATCGAACCAGTTCCTTGAAAAATGATGCTGACGAG GTGAAGACTGCCATAAAAAGTGCTACGAAAGTTGAAGAGACAACACGAAAGTGGTTGTCCATGATGACTAGGGACTGCACCAGATTCTGTAAAATCATG AAATTGAGTCAAAATGGCGTGACAGATTCCAAGAACTCAGTCCACAGAGAGGGGAGGAAAATTTCTTTTGCTGACGAATCTGGTGGTATGCTCTGTCAATTCAACTATTTTGAGGATACCGATACAACTTTGGAATCTGATAGTGTACAACAAGAAGACGTCTGA
- the LOC107867023 gene encoding outer envelope pore protein 24B, chloroplastic, which produces MKASLKARYEPEKAAAAATVAFNAGDFKLRASMTDATVVKGPSLNGLALAVEKPGSFIIDYNVPKKDIRFQFMNSIKVLEKPLNMNYTHFHVDNRTILDGTLVFDSANKVSANHVMGSGSCKLKYTYVHGGITTFEPIYDTAKNAWDFMVSRKVYGDDVFKATYQTTSRNLGLEWSRSSKLNGSFKICASLCLLEESKVPKLSAETSWDFEM; this is translated from the exons ATGAAGGCTTCATTGAAAGCTCGATATGAGCCGGAAAAAGCCGCCGCCGCCGCTACTGTCGCCTTCAACGCCGGCGACTTTAAGCTCAGAGCTTCCATGACTGATGCTACTGTTGTCAAAGGTCCCAGCTTAAACGGCTTAGCTCTCGCCGTTGAGAAACCCGGCTCATTTATCATTGACTATAACGTCCCTAAGAAG GACATTAGGTTTCAGTTTATGAACTCAATCAAGGTTCTGGAGAAGCCATTGAATATGAATTACACCCATTTTCATGTAGACAATCGAACAATATTGGATGGAACTTTGGTGTTTGATTCCGCAAACAAGGTGTCGGCTAATCACGTGATGGGCTCTGGAAGTTGCAAATTGAAGTACACATATGTCCATGGAGGAATAACTACTTTCGAGCCCATCTATGATACGGCTAAGAATGCGTGGGACTTCATGGTATCACGTAAAGTTTATGGGGACGATGTGTTTAAGGCTACTTATCAGACAACAAGCAGGAATTTGGGGCTCGAATGGTCCAGGAGTTCAAAGTTAAATGGTTCGTTTAAG ATTTGTGCATCTCTCTGTTTGCTTGAGGAAAGCAAAGTACCGAAGTTAAGTGCCGAGACTTCGTGGGACTTCGAAATGTGA
- the LOC107867020 gene encoding uncharacterized protein LOC107867020 isoform X1: protein MKLNQTCQTMERRSCNNLHFIQVRSGGLIVKVPNVDSLGKPALMFKKLKDIYDTGNIKCESECLPVVDRTLQAIEPEINKFGCHADDEVVSQFDDYNSGEITLKQLKYRCKSKKRKPATPSPTSTSPNQASGCYQPEEDDDFEVPLSQLKSGISKKANGKKRRTNRYLFASPKEPVQIKVEVVFEPEISLQPISGLPEVAEPIAETSEPEFSVYQSPDSSNCSSNIQMASKLDSGTITCSEFPNVVDFEEDTPVLFAEDQQLCTLNQISSDYLEPVGPKYVSSASEVLADVNNQADSCNSDTSQDELFPPARTTEMIAAANDQSLDMYDCRKNCSGTVKSSDQSTDSVPEAMVPTSTTSASLHCADDVCMFGDGDKEVLLSNQKINSVDGHVDNCISSCNLQACSGSDNCLPSSVKINDKGQQTDCCFTDAATSLISGNCLDDENQPLKSSNILEERNMMLSSPPPDVVDQISAPELSPPPERLLSTRKAISPSSQEQLCLAMNSIDLIDDLENYKCKENLSFAEHEDSKRSSLADASTTKESEGSPQLIKAKVFIGPKQIARRLKIGKRSSLPKGNLEKRSSPPKGNLEGPRLSRSLPHLSTGCTSIKRCSESAIAFSQRQMHDIESIALKLMNEMKSMKDMVEEKLLFEAYRTSSLKNDADEVKTAIKSATKVEETTRKWLSMMTRDCTRFCKIMKLSQNGVTDSKNSVHREGRKISFADESGGMLCQFNYFEDTDTTLESDSVQQEDV, encoded by the exons ATGAAGTTGAATCAAACCTGTCAGACAATGGAGCGAAGGAGTTGCAACAACTTGCACTTTATCCAGGTTAGGAGTGGAGGTTTGATAGTAAAAGTCCCTAATGTAGATTCTCTTGGAAAGCCAGCTTTAATGTTCAAGAAGTTAAAAGACATCTATGATACTGGAAATATTAAGTGTGAAAGCGAATGTCTGCCGGTGGTAGACAGGACACTACAGGCAATAGAACCTGAAATAAACAAATTTGGTTGCCATGCTGATGATGAAGTGGTCAGTCAGTTTGATGATTATAATTCTGGAGAAATAACACTGAAACAACTCAAGTATAGATGCAAATCTAAGAAAAGGAAACCTGCTACTCCAAGTCCTACTTCTACTAGTCCAAACCAGGCTAGTGGATGTTATCAGCCAGAGGAAGATGATGATTTTGAAGTACCCCTTAGCCAGTTGAAGTCGGGGATATCCAAAAAAGCAAATGGTAAAAAAAGGCGTACCAACAGATATCTCTTTGCATCTCCAAAAGAGCCTGTACAAATTAAAGTTGAAGTGGTTTTTGAGCCTGAAATTTCTCTACAGCCCATAAGTGGTTTGCCTGAAGTGGCGGAACCCATAGCTGAAACTTCTGAACCTGAGTTCTCAGTGTACCAAAGCCCAGATTCCTCCAATTGCTCCTCTAATATCCAGATGGCTAGCAAACTGGATTCTGGTACAATTACATGCAGTGAATTTCCAAATGTAGTTGACTTTGAGGAAGACACACCAGTTTTGTTTGCTGAAGATCAGCAACTTTGTACTCTTAATCAGATTTCCAGTGATTACTTGGAACCTGTAGGACCTAAATATGTCTCCTCAGCTAGTGAAGTGCTTGCAGATGTAAATAATCAGGCGGACAGTTGTAATTCAGATACCAGTCAAGATGAGTTGTTTCCTCCAGCAAGAACTACAGAAATGATAGCAGCAGCAAATGATCAGAGTTTAGACATGTATGACTGCCGGAAGAATTGTTCTGGTACAGTCAAGAGTTCTGATCAGAGTACCGATAGTGTTCCTGAGGCAATGGTACCAACTAGCACTACCAGTGCCAGTCTTCATTGTGCAGATGATGTTTGCATGTTTGGAGATGGAGACAAGGAAGTTTTGCTCTCAAATCAGAAGATTAATTCAGTTGATGGTCATGTTGACAATTGTATCTCCTCGTGTAATTTGCAAGCTTGCTCAGGCAGTGACAATTGTTTGCCATCCTCAGTCAAAATCAATGACAAGGGGCAGCAAACAGATTGTTGCTTTACTGATGCAGCAACTAGTTTGATTTCAGGAAATTGCTTGGATGATGAAAATCAACCTCtgaaatcttcaaatattttGGAAGAAAGAAATATGATGTTAAGCAGTCCACCTCCGGATGTTGTAGATCAGATCTCAGCACCAGAGCTGTCACCGCCTCCTGAGAGACTTCTTTCGACACGAAAG GCTATTTCTCCATCCTCTCAAGAGCAACTTTGTTTGGCTATGAACTCCATAGACTTAATTGATGACCTGGAGAACTACA AATGTAAAGAGAATCTCAGTTTTGCAGAACATGAGGATTCTAAAAGATCATCCCTTGCTGATGCTAGCACAACTAAAGAATCTGAAGGATCTCCACAGCTTATTAAGGCTAAAGTTTTTATAGGCCCCAAGCAGATCGCTAGGAGATTGAAGATTGGAAAACGAAGTTCCCTTCCAAAAGGCAATCTAGAAAAACGAAGTTCCCCTCCGAAGGGCAATCTAGAAGGTCCTCGTCTTTCTCGTTCTCTACCTCATCTTAGCACTGGGTGCACCTCAATTAAGCGTTGTTCAGAGAGTGCTATAGCATTTTCACAGCGGCAGATGCATGATATTGAATCTATAGCATTGAAGCTTATGAATGAAATGAAGTCCATGAAGGATATGGTAGAAGAAAAATTACTCTTTGAAGCATATCGAACCAGTTCCTTGAAAAATGATGCTGACGAG GTGAAGACTGCCATAAAAAGTGCTACGAAAGTTGAAGAGACAACACGAAAGTGGTTGTCCATGATGACTAGGGACTGCACCAGATTCTGTAAAATCATG AAATTGAGTCAAAATGGCGTGACAGATTCCAAGAACTCAGTCCACAGAGAGGGGAGGAAAATTTCTTTTGCTGACGAATCTGGTGGTATGCTCTGTCAATTCAACTATTTTGAGGATACCGATACAACTTTGGAATCTGATAGTGTACAACAAGAAGACGTCTGA